In the genome of Parvularculales bacterium, one region contains:
- a CDS encoding bifunctional riboflavin kinase/FAD synthetase, whose protein sequence is MKIIRHFDTVAPDLKGACFALGNFDGVHRGHCAVIREAATAARSRSVPLGVLVFEPHPRRYFKPDEPFFQLTPFRVRTHLLKQLGVDILAALPFDHSMATRSAESFVCDVLSNGLGASHAAVGYDFAFGQGRDGDSAALEKLGKQYGFSVSVCKPVSVNGMAYSSTRIRVALQEGRPEEAARLLGRWWRIEGRVIKGDQRGRTLGFPTANVSLEGYVEPAHGVYAVQVDIMDGPHKGRQVGVANLGRRPTFNKDQTMLEVHLFDWDADIYGAHLSVAFAGLLRPERKFDGLESLKAQIAEDSIKARALMGGMADEETLFGAFDL, encoded by the coding sequence ATGAAAATCATCCGCCACTTTGATACTGTAGCGCCCGACCTGAAGGGGGCTTGTTTTGCGCTAGGCAATTTTGACGGCGTTCATCGGGGGCATTGCGCAGTTATTCGTGAGGCTGCTACAGCCGCCCGCTCGCGCAGCGTTCCTCTTGGGGTGTTGGTGTTTGAGCCTCATCCACGGCGCTATTTTAAGCCTGACGAACCATTCTTTCAGCTGACACCATTTCGGGTGCGTACTCATCTGTTAAAACAACTCGGCGTGGATATACTGGCCGCCCTGCCGTTTGACCACTCCATGGCAACCCGCAGTGCTGAATCTTTTGTGTGCGATGTATTAAGCAATGGTCTTGGTGCGTCTCATGCAGCGGTGGGGTATGATTTTGCATTTGGTCAGGGGCGTGATGGGGATAGCGCGGCTCTTGAGAAGCTCGGCAAGCAATACGGGTTTTCGGTTAGCGTGTGCAAACCGGTTAGCGTGAACGGAATGGCGTATTCATCAACGCGCATCCGGGTCGCTCTGCAAGAAGGCAGGCCTGAAGAGGCCGCTCGTCTTTTGGGCCGCTGGTGGCGCATAGAAGGGCGCGTCATTAAAGGTGATCAGCGTGGCCGCACATTAGGGTTTCCCACCGCCAATGTATCTCTGGAGGGGTATGTAGAGCCGGCTCACGGTGTTTATGCGGTGCAGGTTGATATTATGGACGGCCCCCATAAAGGACGACAGGTAGGTGTTGCTAATCTGGGGCGGCGGCCCACTTTTAACAAAGATCAAACCATGCTGGAGGTTCATCTGTTTGATTGGGATGCGGACATATACGGAGCGCATCTCTCTGTAGCCTTTGCTGGCCTTTTGAGGCCGGAGCGCAAGTTTGATGGTCTGGAGAGTCTCAAGGCGCAAATCGCTGAGGATAGCATCAAAGCACGTGCTCTCATGGGCGGTATGGCTGATGAAGAGACACTATTTGGCGCGTTTGATCTGTAA
- a CDS encoding DUF3035 domain-containing protein, giving the protein MKSIQYPLPYPLSLWQAESGKTAYAIAILASFALVLAGCGGGDSLLGYSKNAPDEFSVTTYNPLVLPPDYNLRPPKTKTENGGNGTGAGTDESETGATNNEVPIVRPTSKAPASKGELALLKQVKASTLTPTPEPAP; this is encoded by the coding sequence ATGAAATCTATTCAATACCCTTTGCCTTATCCTTTGTCATTGTGGCAGGCAGAATCAGGTAAGACCGCCTATGCCATAGCCATATTGGCAAGTTTTGCGCTGGTACTAGCAGGGTGCGGGGGAGGAGATAGCCTGTTAGGATACAGCAAGAACGCTCCCGACGAATTTTCCGTGACCACTTATAATCCTCTTGTTTTACCTCCGGATTATAATTTACGCCCCCCAAAAACTAAAACAGAAAATGGTGGGAATGGAACTGGGGCCGGAACTGACGAAAGTGAGACAGGTGCCACAAACAATGAAGTACCGATAGTACGGCCTACCTCTAAAGCACCTGCCAGCAAAGGAGAGTTAGCGTTGTTGAAGCAGGTTAAGGCTTCTACGCTCACCCCCACTCCCGAACCGGCTCCGTAA
- the ileS gene encoding isoleucine--tRNA ligase encodes MATSSGTNSDKSHSSGESDGDYRDTLFLPRTDFPMKAGLTRREPELLARWQAMGLHQKMRKATKGRDKYILHDGPPYANGNLHLGHALNKILKDSVVRSRQMMGYDAVYVPGWDCHGLPIEWKIEEQYRAQGKNKDDAPVLDFRAECRAFAEHWIEVQKEEFQRLGIEGEWENPYTTMSADAEGRIICELHRFIANGLLYRGSQPVMWSVVEKTALAEAEVEYHDYVSDTIWVKFPLVVDGGSGLAENSLRSSAIIWTTTPWTIPGNRAIAFSDTMDYGLYAIKSLSSDSKAQAEVGEQVVVAMSRADILAETADVELSLVRKVESFELAQCRCAHPLREAGLGGYDFDVPLLAAAHVTDDTGTGFVHTAPGHGREDFELWMASGALLDSWGVSRTIPATVDAEGCFTKDAPGFEGMCIFTAEGEKGDANKNVTIALHEAGCLLARGRLRHQYPHSWRSKKPIIFRNTPQWFIAMDKPFSPQPDMPAKTLREYALEAIEATAFTPETGRARLLAMVKSRPDWVISRQRSWGVPIAVFVHRETAQVLAHEGVNQRIAEAFKQEGADVWFKPDVRARFLGGLDDVNPDEWEQVIDILDVWFESGCTHNFVLEHRPDLAWPANLYLEGSDQHRGWFQSSLLESCATRGHAPYDGVLTHGFFVDEEGRKMSKSQGDALAPQKIIDQHGADILRLWVVNADYSEDMRISQKIVKSNVDAYRKIRNCFRFLLGNLADFDGTHTMSVSGMPSLERWVLHRLAELDQSVRGNYKYFDFKRVIQAVFNFITLDLSSFYFDIRKDALYCDEMSAPHRQACQIVLNEVFHCLTAWLAPLLCFTAEEVWLARFPDDKGSVHLRKFPDIPADWFDKSNTLVEQWHRVRTVRRVVTNALEIERREKRIGSSLEAAPEIYVSDVQDAEAIAGLDMAEICITSSVSLKRASPPANAFRLEEDDTMAVVPLKASGEKCARCWKYLTDVGDNKSHPDLCGRCIGVVSSDNG; translated from the coding sequence ATGGCTACTTCATCTGGAACGAACTCTGATAAATCTCACTCCTCTGGAGAGAGCGACGGCGATTATCGCGATACATTGTTTCTGCCACGCACTGATTTTCCTATGAAGGCGGGGCTTACGCGCAGGGAGCCGGAACTTTTAGCACGCTGGCAAGCCATGGGCCTGCATCAGAAAATGCGTAAAGCCACAAAAGGACGAGACAAATATATTCTCCATGATGGACCGCCTTACGCCAATGGTAACCTTCATTTGGGTCATGCCCTCAATAAGATATTGAAAGATTCAGTTGTGCGCTCTCGTCAGATGATGGGTTATGATGCGGTTTATGTGCCCGGGTGGGATTGTCATGGTCTTCCTATTGAATGGAAAATAGAAGAGCAATACCGCGCTCAGGGAAAAAACAAAGACGATGCACCGGTGTTAGATTTTCGCGCTGAATGTAGAGCCTTCGCCGAACATTGGATTGAGGTTCAAAAAGAAGAATTTCAACGTCTTGGCATAGAAGGTGAGTGGGAGAACCCCTACACCACCATGTCTGCTGACGCCGAAGGGCGCATCATTTGTGAATTACATAGGTTTATCGCCAACGGTTTGCTCTACCGTGGTTCGCAACCGGTTATGTGGTCTGTTGTTGAAAAAACCGCCCTTGCTGAGGCAGAGGTGGAATATCATGATTATGTGTCTGATACGATTTGGGTGAAATTTCCGCTTGTTGTTGACGGTGGGTCGGGTCTTGCTGAAAACTCTTTACGCTCCAGTGCTATCATTTGGACAACAACGCCGTGGACGATACCTGGCAATCGTGCCATCGCTTTTTCCGACACCATGGACTATGGCCTGTACGCTATCAAAAGTTTGTCGTCTGATAGCAAAGCGCAAGCAGAGGTGGGAGAGCAGGTTGTGGTGGCCATGTCACGTGCGGATATTTTGGCTGAGACCGCCGATGTTGAGTTGTCTTTGGTAAGAAAGGTTGAATCTTTTGAGTTGGCGCAATGTCGGTGTGCGCATCCTCTGCGGGAGGCAGGGTTGGGGGGATATGATTTTGATGTGCCTCTCTTGGCTGCTGCTCATGTAACAGATGATACCGGAACGGGGTTTGTTCATACCGCCCCGGGTCATGGTAGAGAGGATTTTGAACTCTGGATGGCCAGTGGTGCACTTTTAGACTCGTGGGGTGTATCGCGAACTATTCCCGCCACCGTAGATGCCGAAGGTTGTTTTACAAAAGATGCCCCTGGGTTTGAAGGAATGTGCATTTTTACGGCAGAAGGTGAAAAGGGCGATGCCAATAAAAACGTAACAATAGCCTTGCATGAGGCCGGTTGCTTGTTGGCACGGGGCCGGCTGCGTCATCAATATCCTCATTCCTGGCGCTCCAAAAAGCCGATCATTTTCCGTAACACACCGCAATGGTTTATCGCCATGGACAAACCGTTTTCGCCACAGCCTGATATGCCCGCTAAAACGCTACGCGAGTATGCTCTCGAGGCTATTGAGGCTACGGCCTTTACACCGGAGACAGGACGTGCACGACTCTTAGCTATGGTTAAGAGCCGTCCCGATTGGGTGATTTCCCGGCAGCGAAGCTGGGGGGTTCCAATTGCAGTTTTTGTTCACCGCGAGACAGCACAAGTGCTCGCTCATGAGGGTGTTAATCAACGCATTGCGGAGGCTTTTAAACAAGAAGGCGCTGATGTGTGGTTTAAGCCTGATGTCCGTGCGCGCTTTCTTGGTGGTCTGGATGATGTGAACCCTGACGAATGGGAGCAGGTGATAGATATTCTTGATGTGTGGTTTGAGAGCGGATGCACTCATAATTTTGTTTTGGAGCATCGCCCGGATCTTGCATGGCCTGCCAATCTTTATCTGGAAGGCTCGGATCAGCATCGCGGTTGGTTTCAATCTTCATTGTTGGAGTCGTGTGCTACCAGAGGTCATGCGCCCTATGATGGCGTACTCACCCATGGCTTTTTTGTGGATGAAGAAGGTCGCAAGATGTCTAAATCGCAGGGCGATGCGCTGGCGCCACAAAAAATAATCGATCAGCATGGCGCCGACATTCTCCGCTTGTGGGTGGTGAATGCCGATTATAGCGAGGACATGCGCATCAGCCAGAAAATAGTTAAGTCCAACGTTGATGCCTACCGAAAAATACGAAATTGTTTTCGCTTCTTGTTGGGTAATCTTGCCGATTTTGATGGCACACACACCATGTCCGTTTCTGGTATGCCCTCCCTTGAGCGGTGGGTCCTGCACCGTCTGGCCGAATTGGACCAGAGTGTGCGCGGCAATTATAAGTACTTTGATTTCAAACGTGTCATTCAAGCCGTTTTCAACTTTATAACGTTGGATTTATCGTCGTTCTATTTTGATATCCGTAAAGATGCTCTATATTGCGACGAGATGAGTGCGCCTCACCGTCAGGCATGCCAGATAGTACTGAACGAGGTTTTTCATTGCCTAACGGCGTGGCTTGCACCTTTGTTGTGTTTTACGGCAGAGGAAGTGTGGCTTGCACGTTTCCCTGATGACAAGGGCTCAGTTCATCTGCGTAAATTTCCTGATATACCGGCAGACTGGTTTGATAAGAGTAATACTCTGGTAGAACAATGGCACAGAGTACGAACAGTGCGGCGGGTTGTCACAAACGCTCTTGAAATTGAACGGCGGGAGAAACGTATAGGCTCAAGCTTGGAGGCCGCACCGGAAATTTACGTAAGCGATGTGCAGGATGCAGAAGCTATAGCGGGTCTTGATATGGCTGAGATTTGTATTACATCGTCCGTTAGCCTTAAACGGGCTTCCCCTCCAGCGAATGCGTTCAGGTTGGAGGAGGACGATACCATGGCCGTTGTTCCCCTTAAAGCATCTGGTGAAAAATGCGCCCGGTGTTGGAAATATCTGACGGACGTAGGGGACAACAAAAGCCACCCGGATTTATGTGGTCGTTGCATTGGTGTTGTCAGTTCAGATAACGGGTGA
- the lspA gene encoding signal peptidase II, whose protein sequence is MIVINRMWGPASPTGFLIASLGFVTDWLSKYWLLSVLQSKPIGTRITITPFMDVVLVWNTGVSYGLFTNNSEVGRWFLIILIVAIIAVVIVWLARVQGWLLALALGLIIGGALGNLYDRLVYGAVADFFSLHAWGYYWYVFNLADVWIVVGAALMVWNSVRLFSAGENQN, encoded by the coding sequence GTGATAGTCATAAACCGGATGTGGGGGCCTGCAAGTCCAACAGGATTTTTAATTGCAAGTCTCGGTTTTGTCACAGACTGGCTCTCAAAATACTGGCTACTCTCTGTGTTGCAAAGCAAACCAATAGGCACACGTATCACTATTACTCCCTTCATGGATGTGGTTCTGGTATGGAATACCGGTGTTAGCTACGGCCTGTTTACCAACAATAGCGAGGTGGGGCGATGGTTTTTGATCATCCTCATTGTGGCCATCATAGCGGTTGTTATTGTATGGCTGGCGCGAGTTCAGGGGTGGTTGCTGGCTTTGGCATTGGGTTTAATTATTGGAGGGGCTTTGGGTAATCTGTATGATCGGCTGGTTTATGGTGCGGTGGCTGATTTCTTTAGTTTGCATGCATGGGGCTATTATTGGTATGTGTTCAATCTGGCTGATGTTTGGATTGTAGTTGGGGCCGCTCTTATGGTATGGAACAGTGTCAGGTTGTTTTCTGCCGGTGAGAATCAGAATTAA
- the mutL gene encoding DNA mismatch repair endonuclease MutL: MSVIKRLSEDAVNRIAAGEVVERPASVVRELTENSLDAGARQIDITIEEGGLQAIVIDDDGCGMDKDDLALCVERHATSKLSIDGGRDDILNIRTLGFRGEALPSIGSVARLVIISCTSREETAYSITVDNGTAHSARPAAGGRGTHVEVRDIFRNLPARLKFMKSTRAEAGAIGDVVRRLAMAHNEVGFRLMSGGRAIVDCPPDDSSEERLRRIMGAEFMDNALPVDATREGIRFSGYAGLPTYNRANAQMQFLFVNGRPVRDRLLAGAVRGAYADVLARNRHPALVMFLTLPPHEVDVNVHPTKAEVRFRVPAAVRGLVVSALHHTLVSAGHKAATSVSQAAVGALRQGGGVPYSGHRGGRARGASPNLMGLGEQASVGVPGGEQQPNFGMSSAPAMPGLERADIYSGRVEGDGGNEGVSTQELPDGMPLGVARAQVHETYIVAQTHDGIVIVDQHAAHERLVHERFKHSLAVSGVERQTLLTPEVVELDAAVVEQLMQRAGELADLGLVIERFGEDAIVVRETPALLGPCDAAALVRDLADDVAELGEALSLKEQLEEISGTMACHGSVRAGRRLSADEMNALLREMEATPLSGQCNHGRPTYVEMKLGDIERLFGRR, translated from the coding sequence ATGTCTGTTATTAAGCGCCTGTCTGAAGATGCCGTTAATCGTATCGCCGCCGGTGAAGTGGTGGAGCGCCCGGCAAGTGTGGTGCGAGAACTCACAGAAAATTCTCTGGATGCCGGTGCACGACAGATTGATATCACCATAGAAGAAGGTGGCCTGCAGGCCATCGTCATTGACGATGATGGTTGCGGTATGGATAAAGACGATCTCGCTTTATGTGTTGAGCGTCATGCAACGTCAAAATTGTCTATTGATGGTGGTCGCGATGACATTTTGAATATCCGCACGTTGGGATTTCGCGGTGAAGCGTTGCCCTCTATTGGGTCTGTAGCGCGGCTTGTTATCATCAGCTGCACTAGCCGGGAAGAGACAGCCTATAGTATCACGGTGGACAATGGTACGGCGCATTCTGCCCGGCCAGCAGCCGGTGGACGGGGGACTCACGTTGAGGTGCGGGATATTTTTCGTAACTTACCCGCCCGCCTTAAGTTTATGAAATCCACCCGCGCTGAGGCCGGGGCTATTGGCGATGTAGTGCGCCGTCTTGCTATGGCTCACAATGAGGTTGGTTTTAGGTTGATGTCCGGTGGACGGGCCATCGTGGATTGTCCTCCTGATGACAGTTCTGAAGAACGCCTCAGGCGCATCATGGGGGCTGAGTTTATGGATAACGCTCTACCGGTAGATGCCACCCGCGAGGGAATCCGGTTTAGCGGATATGCAGGACTGCCTACATATAATCGGGCCAATGCTCAAATGCAGTTTTTGTTTGTTAATGGGCGTCCTGTTCGTGACCGCTTGCTGGCGGGTGCTGTGCGGGGGGCATATGCTGATGTGCTGGCTCGCAATCGGCATCCGGCATTGGTTATGTTTCTCACCCTGCCACCCCATGAAGTGGACGTTAATGTGCATCCCACTAAGGCTGAGGTGCGGTTTCGTGTGCCCGCTGCGGTACGAGGGTTGGTGGTAAGTGCCTTGCATCATACGCTGGTAAGTGCTGGACATAAAGCCGCTACCAGTGTTAGTCAGGCAGCCGTTGGAGCTTTGCGGCAGGGCGGGGGTGTGCCTTATTCAGGTCATCGTGGTGGGAGGGCAAGGGGTGCGTCGCCTAATCTTATGGGGTTGGGTGAACAGGCCTCTGTTGGGGTGCCGGGTGGGGAGCAACAACCAAATTTTGGTATGTCTTCTGCTCCCGCTATGCCTGGCCTTGAGCGGGCAGATATTTATAGTGGTCGTGTTGAGGGTGATGGCGGAAATGAAGGAGTTAGCACACAAGAATTACCGGATGGTATGCCTTTAGGGGTTGCCAGAGCGCAGGTGCATGAGACGTATATTGTAGCGCAAACCCATGATGGCATTGTTATTGTTGACCAGCATGCAGCTCATGAAAGACTTGTTCATGAGCGCTTCAAGCATTCTCTTGCTGTGTCTGGTGTTGAGCGTCAGACATTATTAACACCGGAAGTGGTTGAGTTGGATGCCGCTGTGGTAGAGCAGTTGATGCAGCGGGCTGGTGAGCTAGCAGATCTGGGGTTAGTGATTGAACGGTTTGGGGAGGATGCCATTGTGGTGCGGGAGACGCCGGCTTTGTTGGGGCCGTGTGATGCTGCGGCTTTGGTACGTGATTTGGCCGACGATGTAGCGGAGTTAGGTGAGGCGTTGAGCTTAAAAGAACAGTTGGAGGAGATTTCAGGAACCATGGCTTGTCACGGCAGTGTGCGTGCAGGTCGTCGGTTGAGTGCTGATGAGATGAATGCTCTTCTGCGGGAGATGGAGGCAACGCCGTTGTCCGGTCAATGCAATCATGGTCGTCCTACGTATGTAGAGATGAAATTGGGCGACATTGAGCGCTTGTTTGGTAGGCGCTGA
- a CDS encoding pitrilysin family protein translates to MSMVPLVFLKQSVVTAAVLLSLTGTAHAVDIQRIVSPGGIEAWLVEDYSVPLIALRAAWDRGWVADPSDKVGLTNLGINLLWEGAGDYDATEFQEQVEGLNIRLRVSAGRDNIQVGLEILVENQNVAFGLLRLALTDPRFDDDAIGRVRDQIVTSIRWDEQNPGRIANQEWFKAYFGDHPYGRDGRGTEESLATLQKFDLKVWHQEALTRDNLYVVVVGAIDADSLKPILDDVFGGLPATAPPLAVTNITHSEPRTIVVPLDTAQTAITYGALGLKLDDPDFLAAFVMNYILGDAGLSSRLIEELREKRGIVYEAYSYLSPFDQEGVFIGFMATENDNVSEAMTVVRDELARIAEEGVSKEELNDAKTYLTGAYPLRFTSNIAIADQLIGIRVENLGIDYVARRNDMVNAVSLDDIQRAAQRILGSGDLTVVMVGAPEGVSGSTP, encoded by the coding sequence ATGAGTATGGTCCCTCTAGTGTTTTTGAAACAGAGTGTAGTGACAGCGGCAGTACTTCTGTCATTGACGGGTACAGCGCATGCAGTAGATATTCAGCGCATAGTAAGTCCGGGTGGTATTGAAGCGTGGTTGGTGGAAGATTATAGCGTACCGCTTATTGCTTTGCGGGCTGCTTGGGACAGGGGATGGGTTGCAGACCCTTCTGATAAAGTGGGGTTGACTAATCTGGGAATTAATCTTTTGTGGGAAGGGGCGGGAGATTACGATGCAACAGAGTTTCAGGAACAAGTTGAAGGGTTGAACATTCGGCTTCGGGTTTCAGCCGGACGGGATAATATACAGGTGGGGTTGGAGATTTTGGTGGAAAATCAGAATGTAGCTTTTGGCTTGTTACGTCTGGCCTTAACGGACCCCCGCTTTGATGATGATGCTATTGGACGGGTGCGTGACCAAATCGTGACATCCATTAGGTGGGATGAGCAAAATCCGGGCCGCATTGCCAATCAGGAATGGTTTAAGGCTTACTTCGGGGATCACCCTTATGGCCGTGATGGACGAGGTACCGAGGAGAGTTTAGCGACTCTTCAAAAATTTGACCTCAAAGTATGGCATCAAGAGGCTTTAACGAGGGATAACTTATATGTGGTTGTGGTGGGCGCGATTGATGCAGATAGCCTCAAGCCGATTCTGGATGACGTTTTCGGGGGGTTACCTGCAACAGCACCTCCTCTCGCAGTGACAAACATAACCCACAGCGAGCCCCGAACGATTGTTGTGCCTCTTGATACCGCTCAGACGGCCATCACCTATGGTGCGTTGGGCCTTAAGCTGGATGATCCGGATTTTTTGGCGGCATTTGTGATGAACTACATTCTGGGGGATGCTGGTTTGTCGTCCAGACTTATAGAAGAATTACGTGAAAAACGTGGGATCGTTTATGAGGCGTATTCATATCTTTCGCCTTTTGATCAGGAGGGCGTTTTTATAGGGTTTATGGCAACGGAAAACGATAACGTATCTGAGGCTATGACCGTTGTGCGTGACGAACTCGCCCGCATTGCTGAGGAAGGTGTTAGTAAGGAAGAACTTAATGATGCCAAAACCTATCTTACGGGCGCTTATCCCTTGCGGTTTACCTCTAATATTGCCATAGCCGACCAACTTATCGGTATTAGGGTGGAAAATCTCGGCATTGATTATGTAGCCCGCCGCAATGATATGGTGAACGCTGTAAGCCTTGATGACATTCAACGGGCAGCACAGCGTATTCTGGGTTCGGGCGACTTGACGGTTGTTATGGTAGGCGCACCGGAAGGGGTTTCTGGTTCTACGCCATAA
- a CDS encoding TIGR01459 family HAD-type hydrolase — protein MAEYPSKSFRSPSISLLAGLAGLVGRYEALLCDVWGVVHNGVRIWPEALEALIRFRAGGGVVLLLSNAPRPGEEVRAQLVAMGFPNEAIDGLLTSGDAVRVALEKQLYGPVFWHIGPARDVPLMAGLPFRQAATSEEASFIVCSGLYDDTKETPDDYKASFGPLIKRDIPMVCANPDLIVERGDEIIYCAGALAALYETMGGRVIYFGKPHAPIYETALARVAYLAGARGLAAPDKTRVLAVGDGMITDMRGAHAQGLDALFITGGILADELGETPLTPDPQRLADLCAQEGVQPIGALARLVW, from the coding sequence ATGGCTGAATATCCATCAAAGAGTTTCAGGTCGCCGTCTATCTCTCTGTTGGCGGGGTTGGCAGGGCTGGTAGGTCGCTACGAGGCCTTGTTGTGTGATGTGTGGGGTGTTGTCCACAATGGCGTACGGATCTGGCCTGAAGCGCTGGAGGCGCTTATCCGGTTTCGTGCGGGAGGAGGTGTTGTGTTATTGCTTTCCAATGCGCCGCGCCCGGGGGAGGAAGTCAGGGCGCAGCTCGTAGCCATGGGATTTCCCAACGAGGCCATAGATGGCTTGCTTACGTCAGGAGATGCAGTGCGGGTGGCTTTGGAAAAACAACTTTATGGTCCTGTGTTTTGGCATATAGGTCCGGCGCGTGATGTACCTCTCATGGCTGGGCTACCCTTCCGTCAAGCAGCAACGTCGGAGGAGGCCAGCTTTATTGTGTGTAGCGGGCTTTATGACGACACCAAAGAGACACCTGATGACTATAAGGCGTCTTTTGGGCCTCTCATTAAGCGCGATATACCCATGGTGTGCGCTAATCCTGATTTAATTGTGGAGCGTGGTGACGAGATAATCTATTGTGCCGGAGCGCTGGCGGCTCTCTATGAGACTATGGGCGGACGGGTGATATATTTTGGCAAGCCCCATGCGCCAATCTATGAAACTGCCCTTGCAAGGGTCGCCTATCTGGCCGGAGCACGAGGGTTGGCAGCACCTGATAAAACGCGAGTGCTCGCGGTGGGAGATGGTATGATAACCGATATGCGCGGAGCACATGCTCAAGGATTGGATGCTCTTTTTATCACTGGTGGCATATTAGCTGATGAACTGGGCGAAACACCCCTGACCCCAGACCCGCAGCGTCTTGCTGACTTATGCGCTCAGGAAGGGGTGCAACCTATCGGCGCTTTGGCTCGCCTTGTTTGGTGA
- a CDS encoding pitrilysin family protein: protein MTSRHSRFWINLAALSGLAMGGLGCGAVQNTQPYARSHDGSMPEVQNFTLDNGMYVIVIPDHRAPVVTHMIWYRVGAADEPSGQSGVAHFLEHLMFKGTEKTPQWEFSKTVARQGGQDNAFTGQDFTAYFQLIARDRLPLVMDLEADRMTNINPTERDVTTERDVVLEERRGQLTDRPLTLLGAKMQAALYGDHPYGIPVIGFTEETAALTRDDVLSFYEIFYAPNNAALVIAGDVTVDEVRALAMRYYGPIPAHKGIPLRERGDIAELSKPVHIVHRDRRVKQPSLQRIYLADSYNSAGLPQATAIDMLVDILGGGTTARLYQALVVDKELAVDAGAWSVTEVEDRGRIGFYATPREGISLERLETALDEEINRLRTEGVRQEEVERAQRRIVAQQVYARDNQQDRAHTYGIAWATGTSPEEMMRWPEVARTITADKVTEAARRYFNPQQAVTGWLMPEDERGGR, encoded by the coding sequence ATGACTTCTCGCCATAGCCGCTTCTGGATAAATCTTGCTGCCTTATCGGGTCTCGCCATGGGGGGGCTTGGCTGTGGGGCAGTGCAGAATACTCAGCCCTACGCCAGGTCTCATGACGGTTCTATGCCAGAGGTGCAAAACTTCACGCTGGACAATGGCATGTATGTCATTGTCATCCCCGACCATCGCGCACCGGTTGTAACCCACATGATCTGGTATCGTGTTGGGGCTGCCGATGAGCCATCTGGCCAATCAGGAGTGGCACATTTTTTAGAACATTTGATGTTTAAAGGTACGGAAAAAACACCTCAATGGGAGTTCTCTAAAACCGTTGCTCGTCAGGGCGGTCAGGATAATGCGTTCACAGGACAAGATTTCACGGCTTATTTTCAGTTGATTGCCCGCGACCGTTTGCCTTTGGTTATGGACTTGGAAGCTGACAGAATGACCAACATCAACCCCACAGAGCGTGATGTGACTACAGAGCGTGATGTAGTGTTGGAGGAACGCCGGGGCCAACTGACAGATCGTCCTTTGACTTTATTGGGTGCAAAAATGCAAGCGGCTCTCTACGGAGACCACCCTTACGGCATTCCTGTTATAGGTTTTACTGAAGAAACGGCAGCCCTTACCCGTGATGATGTGTTATCTTTTTATGAAATTTTTTACGCACCGAATAATGCGGCATTGGTTATAGCGGGTGATGTGACCGTTGATGAAGTGCGTGCGCTGGCGATGCGTTATTATGGTCCTATTCCGGCGCATAAAGGGATCCCCCTGCGTGAGAGAGGGGATATCGCAGAACTCAGTAAGCCAGTGCATATTGTTCACCGCGACCGGCGGGTTAAACAACCCTCATTGCAACGCATATATCTGGCAGACAGTTACAACAGCGCAGGCTTGCCTCAAGCGACAGCCATTGACATGCTAGTTGATATTTTGGGTGGAGGCACAACAGCGCGTTTATATCAGGCGTTGGTGGTAGATAAAGAACTTGCCGTTGACGCGGGGGCGTGGTCTGTCACTGAGGTTGAAGATAGAGGGCGGATTGGCTTTTATGCTACTCCCCGTGAGGGCATAAGTCTTGAGCGGCTGGAAACGGCTCTTGATGAAGAAATTAATCGGCTGCGCACTGAGGGCGTTAGACAAGAAGAGGTGGAGCGCGCCCAACGTCGTATTGTTGCGCAACAGGTTTATGCGCGGGACAATCAACAGGATAGAGCGCATACTTATGGTATCGCATGGGCAACCGGCACATCTCCGGAAGAGATGATGAGATGGCCTGAAGTAGCCCGCACGATAACGGCGGATAAGGTGACCGAGGCAGCACGGCGTTATTTTAACCCTCAACAGGCGGTTACCGGTTGGCTCATGCCGGAAGATGAAAGAGGGGGGCGGTGA